Part of the Mauremys mutica isolate MM-2020 ecotype Southern chromosome 1, ASM2049712v1, whole genome shotgun sequence genome is shown below.
AAAGTGTTAAGATGCAACAGTGATGTCTTGCCTGGACACATCTCTCTTCCTTTTCTAAACTATCTGAGGTCACTCCATGGTTGCTACCACTGTAACACTGATGGCCATGACCAGCCCAAGAGTCCCATAATTGCGGAGGCATTCCTGAGGGCCTGAAAAATCTCCCAAAAGCCTGCATCTCAGGACAAAAATTTGAGGATAGGAAAGTTCACGTCTAACTCTCATGTTATCCATGGTACCTGTAAAAAGCCACCTCTTCCTAAAGACCCCTCGCTCTTCTGTACCTCAGGTTAACCCAAATGTTTATAAACATCATCAGGACCCCTCCAACTTACTCACTTACATTCTTCAGCCTAGTGACAGTCAATATGTCTCCAGCTTCTCCACAGTACAAAGAGAGGTTGATGAGGCCACGCAATGCAACTTGGGtgagtgctgttaaccttttacTGACTAATAGAGGTGCAAAAAATCTGGTACAAGCTATTTGCTACCCAGCAACCATGTGCGTCAAAGTGCAATTATTTGAAAATTTCTTGGCAGTTGTATTCTTTAGGCCACACCTCTCCACTGTATTGGTGCTGCCAAAAGAACTACACCCCAGTTGAACTCTTTTAaatgctcagcagcagcagcatttcctcTTGCACCTGTTAGAGACAAAAGCCTGATCTAGTTGCATGAACATGGAAAATGTAGGGTAATAATTCAGACACACAACCTGTATGAGTAAGAGGAAAATATTCAATATGAGCATATGGAAACCATATAAGGATGAGGAAATTTGTTACTTTACAATTTtttacttttcactattaaacaTTAAATAGAACTCTCTAGACACTATGATATGCAATGAATGAAAGAACATTGCTGTAATGTTTGTATAATTACTAGATAAAATTAAACGGCTGAAACATTAAAGTTTAAGATTCAAATGCAAGATATTTGAGACAAGGAAATTCTAACAAATGTGGTCACATTACTTTACAGATATTGTTGTTCATGAAATAATTGTTAGATTAGCACATAAAGAAAAATTACGTGGAAAACCAGCTAACTGTTCTATACAGTACCCCCCCAATTTGGATAGCCTTCTCCTCATAGCCAACATAATCTCTCTACAGCCTCTGTAGCAATTCCTCACAGTTAGGGCTTTCATGTATAAAAATTTGCTGGACTTCATTGTTTTCCCCTCCTTCAAAACAACTACCAATTGTAGCTATCAAAGATCTTTAGACTAGCGTGTACAGTTATGTGCAATGCAAATACACCAGTTCTTTAGCAAGCCAACAACTAGCAAGGGCATTAGATTCTCTTTTCTAAAGAGGAATAAAAACCAAAACTCTATgtaagtaattttaaaatatatagtttGTCGGGAACTTGCCTTGGGAGCTATAACCATACTTGACATTATTGTGGGAGGACTATTACTGAAGAAATAATTTCTCTATGCAAATGAAGTATATGACCTCCAACCTCACATTGGTCATGGCTAATTCACTGCTAGTCAAAACAGAGGACCAAAGGTCACAGGCACAATAGAACAGATAGTCACTAAAGCTTTCCTAGGAAGTTTCATACAACTTTGCTAAGCAGAGGTGTGAGAAAACAGAGTAATGTTAATAAACAGTTCACCTTATGGACCCAATCCTGTTAACTTAAAAGGGAGTCCAGTATGTGGACAGCCTGAAGAACTGGGCCTTAGCTGAAGAACTAATCAGTATAAcagccactgaaaagcagctgcaTTTTTTATTGCTTCTTTGTAACACAGAAGGtttctgttttcttctttcagGCAACCAGCCATATTTCCCTGACATATTTTGGAGTTCATTTCCCCTTTTAAAGAACTTTCCAGTTTTGGGTTTGGCCTTGTTGTTAATTACATGTTAAGAGCGAGCACTATTCATATATCTATTACAAGATCCTACGTACAAATGACCTTTAGGGTGCCAGGTTCACAGCCACAAGCCCCTATTATTCAGGGAATCTAGAAATGGCAGAGGGACtctgctttctttaaaaaaaaattgtatcccTTTTTTCCTTGTGGAGAGAGTTTTGGAAACAAAAACAGATCCATTAGGGTGTAAAGTTtgtcattgatttttttcctaaaaattcTCAATTATTAATTTTCATCCCCACCTAACATCCAATGCTGGCTTTTGCCATATCTGcaaccagattttaaaaaagggGGAGAAGAGAACATGGTCCATTCTCTCTACATTTCCCATCCCACTTGGGCTGTGCTGGAAACCGCAGATAACTCTAGGATCACCACAAGGTCCCTCCTTGCTGCCTCCTGCAGCTGAGCTGGCCCCTCTGTCCAGAGCCACTGCGCTCCCTAACCACTGGAAGAATGAAAGCTAAATAGTCTGAGAAGTGCAGGACTGAGAAGAGGGATCCTTACATTCGAATGCATGGTTTTGTCACTCATTGGTCTTAGACAAGTTGCTTAATTTTTCTCTCTTATTTTTCCAGTTTGACCCTGGAGTTGTGATGATTAATGCATTTTGTAAATCAGCATAAACAAGTGCTACAATTCACACAATGCACACAGAAAGGCTGTGTTAGGTGGGGGCCTATCAGCCCCCAAGACCCCAGGTTATTTGAACAATTGTCCTTGACAAAACTTTTCTAAATGATGGTAACTCTATGCGTGGACCCCAGCACAAGCAGCTGGGTTTGCCTTTCTGCACAGTTGGGCTGGAATTGAGCTGAAGATCTCATGCTTACTTATTAAGTGACTCAGGAAATTTAGTAGTATTCAAAGAATCCATATAAACCTCCCTAAAACAAAATTCTCTGGTCAGTTCCAAACAAAGTTGTGTGGTCATCACATACAGAAATCTATTACAATTAAAGAACAATTATTTTGTGGGAGTGAAATTACCCAGGGAACAATCTTGACTgatggacagctgtgtcccctcaattctccaccctagggtgccttttacactgctttgctgtgagagtaacaactcctggtctgctctcacacagcctccagaatgtaaatcactcccagctatatTGTAGAAATGCTACAGCCAGCCAcccatgaattacactgcagggcAACATCAGCAAACTCCCAGTCCAAGACTTTCCCCCGGAAATGTGTGTCTTATTACTGCCTGGcaccctcctggacaatacaagctcagataaatctatcatttcattCATAGAAAGTGATATGCACAAATTTTGTTATCTCACATGGAGttttccaaacacttcaatccaagcacactggtttagataaaacaagtttattaactacagaaagacagattttaagtgattacaagtaatgagacaTAAGAGTCAGagttggttacaagaaaataaaaggtaaaacgcaattaatatctaacttaacaagctaaattaattcaaagcaaaggtctctctcaccTCATATTTGAACAGTCTTACTGTCTGGATTTCAGTTGGCCAGGATTCTTCCACCTAACCCCCCTCCCCGGTTCAGTGTTACTTTCCTCGTCTTTCAGGTGCTGTTGATGTCTTgggtagagagaaagggaggagtaTTTTGAGGCATCTGTTCCCCTTTCTTATGGTtctcttttattttgaaaattatctccagctgaggttcaggagacagaaggTCTGAGGAGATGGGAACCTCCAGCTGTTTATTTGCCAAGATTTAAATTTCTTACTCACACCCTTTTTCCTACCAAAGAATGGCAGCTTAACCAGGTGATAGTCCATGTGATTTTGTTGACatctggctgaggcatcagtttgccttttgtctttggggaactggtttgtgcctgcttttGCAGAGTTGGAATATGTCTTAATAATCTCATAcagtagagcaggggtcagcaacctctgacatgcggctcgccaaggtaagcaccctggtgggccgggtcagtttatttacctgccgcatccacaggttcaaccgatcgcagctcccactggccacggttcaccgctccaggccaatgggggctgtgggaagcagcagccagcacatcccttggcctgccgcccctattggcctggagtggtgaactgcagccagtgggagccacgatcagccaaacctgcggacgcggcaggtaaacaaactggccaggcctgccagggtgcttattctggtgagccacgtgccagaggttgccgatccctgcagtaGAGTCTTATAACTtaacatacaatgttgccacacatggTTTacaccaggacaataatgatcagtaaattatgaattttcaaatgacATCTCAcatggcatattttgtacaaaatggaTTATAGTTTTGTAAAAAGGTGAACACagggatacagacagacagtcaCAGCAGGCCTATCCAAATATGCTAAGCAACTTTTTCTGCTCATAACTAAGCATGCAAATTAAATCATTTTGATCTCAAGCTACCACAAAGAAGCAGTGATGCAAAACATTTTCTTGAGGGCAATTGTTCGTATTGTTGTGCTCTCAGAGCTAGGGGTCCACAGTTGTCTATTTTGAGAGGGGCAAAGCTCCAAAGATTTgagaaatttttttaaagggaattgGTAGTATTCTGCACTATTCTTACACAAGACCACTTGTTAAAGTTTACAACATGAGGAAGAAGAGCCACTTGCCCCAAGGCTGTGAGGCTCAAAATCACCATGCATAAGAGAATGCAAAGAGTGTTGGtgggaagggactttcttctGAAGGGGACAGAGGCATTCATCTGCTGCCCTGACACCCCCAAAAGGCATGCCGCCTGCGTGGAGCTCACATCTGAGATGTCACGGAAAGGTTGCCATGGAACTATTCACTACAGTATATATTCCCATACTCTGTCCAGGCTGGTTTATTGTCCTGTGGGAGTTATTAAAAGAACATGACTTTGAACAGCATGGGTGGCAGTGTGGAAACACCGGAGTGCAATTTAATACCAcaacttttaattttaaatagattaTAATCTTACGTTGTGTGTAGTCATCTGATCTTATCAGGCACTATTATAAGCTGCAGTGGAAAGTTGTTGGCAGCAATACTACAGCATAGTGGATATATGATCCATACAACTTGTGAAAAATATTAGTGTTTCACAGTTTAGCACCTAAAGTTCAGAAAATGCCAACAATATGTTCCCCGACATGTACAAGtagatgaaaatttaatttaggATATATCTTTTCAAGCATGTAAGAAGTTTTATAGTTTGTTTATGACATGACATTGATTTAACCCTAAAAAGCACATAATCTACAGGTGTCATCAAGTGTTAACATGGAACCTGTGAAGAAACTCaaacgccccccccccacacacacactctaatacTCAAGTTGGAAATCACATCATCTTCTTGCCTCGTCTCATTGCCTTATACAATGTTATGTTTAAACTGGGGAAATTGGAAATTACCTCCAGGTCAAACAATTCCTGAAATCTGCTCATAAATTGGTTGTGTGTGTCCAGCCTGAATCTCATGGCCCAGAGAATAACAGTGTTGTCCTGACACAAGTGATGGAAGGtaagcagcagctcctccaggaagGGATGGTAGTACACAACATCAGCAGCCATGATGTAGTCAAACTGACACAAAGACTTGGGAAAGTTCTTCTCTAAATCAACTCCCCAGGAGAGTTCTTTAACCTGGGGCTGATGCTTACATTTCATTTTGGTATTTTTGAGAATATTGTACTGAAGGTTTCCTAGTACTTCAGGCAGATCTGTGGCAGTCACATGTGCACCTAtgacaaaaaaacaaccacagaTTAACCTTCGAAGAATTAAGAAGTCATCTGTACACAAAACCTACTGCACAAACAATTGCTTTTCCATCTCTCTCCCATATATATATGTACAATATACCTGTGCGTTTCATTACACTAGAAATGTATATTAGGTTTTCACACCAAAAATATTCATTAAAATATGGTCCTGCTCTGCAAGGTCAAAATGATATCCTGGGGATCCATCTTTATGGGGTCTTTATATCAAATCTGCTTGATATACAAGTCAAAAGATGAGCGGGGGAGGGGTTTCTAACTACAACCCTGTAAAGTCAACGTGGGATCTGAGAATCCCCTGGATTCTTTTCTTCTCATACAGTAATAAAAAAAGACACTGCAAGCTAAATTGTGTCCTTGGTTACAATGCAGTGGTTAGTGATTCCAGTTACTGTTGGTAAAGAACAGGCTGTCAGGAAAGAAGACAGAATGGCCAATGCCGGGACAGCGAGCTGAAGGATACGTTTCtgaaagaacaggttacaaaTTTGAAAACAGAAGTGACTTAGGAAACCAGGAAGGGGTTATAATAGTCAGAAGATAAACTGCTCTTGTGAGAGGTTGTGTCTGAATCCAGCCTCTTCTATATGCCTCTGACTTCCTGGTCTAGTAGAAACCCTAGTTCTCACAGCACCTAATTTCTATCCTCTGTTTAATACTGGATGGCAGCCACACCTACTGTACCCTCCCACAAGGCATTCTAAAGTGAAGGCAAGTAATTTTATGGAGATAAAAGCAGAATTGGCTTTCAAGTTGGCTGAAAACCCCAAAGAATTCAGTGTTTCTTCCTCGATTTTCAACAACATTTTAGAGGAACTGAACAACTTACGATATGCTCCAATAGTCATCAATATTCATCTTAATGAAGTTTCCAAACCCAGCAAAGCAACAGCCAGCACTTACCAAGTAAAGTGGCTACTATGGAGACCAGCCCTGTTCCAGCTCCAATTTCAATTACACTTTTATCAACCAGGCTGTATTGTTTAGCATTTGTTTCCAAAAAGTGACATAGAACAAGAGCCTGCCAGGGAAAACACAAGAACAtattgaacaaaacaaaaaagaaataccACTCTATGCACACAAAAATCCATAGCTATATGAGCACTGACCTTTCTGAATATGAATTacaagaaaaataacttttttaaagAGTCAAGATTTTATGTAATTTATTTCACATCTATCTAAGCGGAATAAGTCCAACTGCACAGTAATAAGGCACATTTTTATCTTGGCTCTCTCTTGCAATAAAAGATCATCCTTTATCCATTACCTGATGCAGAGATTATATAATTTTCCCTCCAACAGCGCCTTCTGGTGCCTAATTTCTGGAACAGCATTATTTTTCCAATCACAGCCATCTGAATAATACCACCTTGCACTTAAATAGCTCCTTCCATTCCAGATtctcaaaacacttcacaaaCATCACACATTTTTGTCCAACatctccccacctccctgcatgAGATAAAGAAGTACTGTCACCCCCGTTGTGAGGGGGCATGAGGAGCCTGAAGCACAGATTGCTGAAGTGAATTGCCCAACCTCACAGCACAAGTTTGCAGTAGGGCTGGGAACACCACCCACGTCTCCTGACTCCTGTGCCTCAAATGCACGAAACAATGAGAATAATGGGAGCGTAGTGGTTTAGCAGAATGAAGAGGAGATGTTTCGTCAGGACCAGGTGAACCAGCCCAGAAACGATTGCTGGCAGACTGAGATTTACTTCACCCccagcagagggaggggaagcagtgttTCTGTGAGTTTTCTGTTGGACCATAAACACCCTTTAACATAACAGTTTTGGGGTATGATTCCCATGTGTGTTGCTGAGACTTTTCAAAAATTATTTCAGTTGTTCTTACATCCTTATTGAAAATGTTCTCTCAAGATCTACATTAGTTTCTGTTTACTATGTTGATCCCTAGTctatgggggggggagagatcacATTTGTAGAATGCCTTGGACATGCATAAATTAACACAAAACTGATGTATATGTATCCCAAAGAAGCTTCCCTCTCTCCAAGCAGGTTGGAGGAAGCCATTACTAATCATTATTTGTTAAGAGCCTACCTCATGCTTTGGCACTGTACAAGACATACCCCTAAAGACAATCCCTCTCCTGAAGGGACCAAGGCTCGCAATCGCCTTTGAGCTATATAAGCTGTAGAAATATGCCACAATAACCCTGGATATAGATTCacagatttgaaggccagaaggaacggctgtgatcatctagtgtggcTTCCAGCAGAAAACAAATCATAGAATGTCACCAGTAATTCCTGACTGAAATCCAGTAACTTCTGGCTGACTTAGAGCATACATTTTAGAAAAGCAtctcattttgatttaaagacttcaagtgacagagaatccaccacatcccttggtaagCAGCTTTAATAGTTAACTACTGTTAAAAATCTGCCCCTCACTTCTCCTTTCaagttgtctagcttcagcttccagataTTAGCTCTTGTTATTGCTTTGTCTGCCAGGTTAAAGAACTCTTCAGAGTCTTCTCTCCATGTaggcacttacagactgatcaaGTAGCCGCTTAACCTTCTATATCCCTCCTTACTCTGCTAACTTATACCCACAAAATGGTTGCCAGTAAACCACATAGATCTGGTGCATTCTACATGATATTTCAACTCACTAGTGAAGCAGAAAGCACTACTTCCAATCCTCATCTGAagacaggtttgggcagaaattaAAAACTATTTCCAAGTTCCGGTAAATGTCAGATGACAACTTTTGGTAGAAAATTCCCGGGTACCCATGAAAACCAGATGTAATGGTTGCCAGCTCTTCTGGTTTCCTTGCAAGAGTAATCACTTTTAGGAAGGCCACTTTTTAATGGTCCAGGATAGAACAAAATAGTTCTTTCCCTTGTTTCACTTGTAGCAGGTTCAGAGGGAAACGGGGGGCACTGACCCAAAAGTTGCTGAAAgcacaaaaactgaaaaatgataGATATTTCCCTTTATCTAGTCCTTCAACTGAGAGACTAGGG
Proteins encoded:
- the LOC123361713 gene encoding protein-lysine methyltransferase METTL21E-like, translating into MDMIPPQCNHLISAELTRKPEYKEDKNEDEQTVAEIMRRRFSPAVVTNRPWECFHFAGHEIKITEATECYGAVVWPSALVLCHFLETNAKQYSLVDKSVIEIGAGTGLVSIVATLLGAHVTATDLPEVLGNLQYNILKNTKMKCKHQPQVKELSWGVDLEKNFPKSLCQFDYIMAADVVYYHPFLEELLLTFHHLCQDNTVILWAMRFRLDTHNQFMSRFQELFDLEVISNFPSLNITLYKAMRRGKKMM